The proteins below come from a single Epinephelus moara isolate mb chromosome 19, YSFRI_EMoa_1.0, whole genome shotgun sequence genomic window:
- the mrps6 gene encoding 28S ribosomal protein S6, mitochondrial has product MPRYELALILKAMQRPEMAAALRRTVETLMERGAVVRDLENLGERLLPFKITKHNQRHARGSYFLVDFYAAPSILTGLLDHLHRDVDVVRPTVLKKDDQVSSSSCCGPQQ; this is encoded by the coding sequence ATGCCTCGCTACGAGCTGGCCCTGATCCTGAAGGCGATGCAGCGGCCGGAGATGGCGGCTGCTCTCCGGCGGACAGTGGAGACTTTGATGGAGCGAGGCGCGGTGGTGAGGGACTTGGAGAACCTGGGGGAGAGATTGCTGCCCTTCAAGATAACCAAACACAATCAGAGGCACGCCCGGGGGTCTTACTTTCTGGTCGATTTCTACGCAGCCCCCAGCATCCTCACAGGGTTATTAGACCACCTGCATCGTGATGTGGACGTGGTGAGGCCCACTGTGCTGAAGAAGGACGACCAGGTCTCCAGCAGTAGCTGCTGTGGCCCCCAGCAGTGA
- the nolc1 gene encoding nucleolar and coiled-body phosphoprotein 1 isoform X1, protein MAAEKSKPSDLYKCVYSFLVENKFTKAAQQFLKQTKVTPQDENEESLVNIYNFWVKSPEARKRKAPPNEGETSNGPSAKKAKPSAESSSEDSSSEDEEAVAKPAKAAPAAAKVVPAKAAAAAKAASSSSEDSSDSEEEKAPAKAPAKAAVKPPAAPAAGRKKDSSSSSEESDSEDEQPAKASAPKPKAGAVTTPKPAAAAKGATQKKQESSSEDSSSDSEDEEPAKAPAKPAPAKPAPAKKAAAAAESSSEDSSSEDEAPPSKKPKAGAYSAVPPPASVQKAPAAPAATKKQESSSESSDSSSDEEEAKKPAAKATPAKAAPAKAAPAKEEDSDSSSSEDEEEAKKPAAKVTPAKAAPAKAVAAKATPAKEDSSEEDSSSEEEETAKKPTAKPAPAKAAPAKATPAKKDESSSSESSSEDEAPAKPAVKTAPPPKPAAASKPPAKAAESSSEEDSSEDEEEPAKAKPAAKPASKPATPASKPATPVAKPSAAAESSSDSDSSEDEEEPAKAKPTAAKPAAKAATPVAKPAKAAESSSDSDSSSEDEEPAVKTKPAAAKPATPASKPATPAAKPAAEESSSDSDSSEDEEEPAKAKPTAAKPATPAAKPAAPVAKPAAKAAESSSDSDSSSEDEEPAVKSKPAAKKPATPAAKPATPAAKPATPAAKPAKAAESSSDSSSEDEEPAVKSKPAAAKSTTPGSKPATPAAKPAAAAAAAAESSSDSDSSSEDEEEPVKAKAAAAAKPAVPVTKPAAKAGAPAADSSSDSDSSDSESEAAKPAVKKQAAAAAAAPAGTPTATKAAAAPKKKAEESSSESSDSSDSEAEAKSTPAKPAVTNGKAATPKAATPKAAAKPAESSSSDSSSEEEEEASKSKPATPAPTPKTTPAAKPKDASSSSEESSSDEEEAPRKAATAPTTPVTNGTNGKRKRDEESSSESEEEEEETEVNTPKNKKATTTPQTFPKANKKTSNVPFRRIREEEVAVDPRLADNSFEAKYGADGDWGQKANNVLKFTKGKSFRHEKTKKKRGSYRGGAISTTVNSIKFDSD, encoded by the exons ATGGCGGCGGAAAAGTCGAAGCCGAGCGATCTTTACAAATGCGTATATTCGTTTCTGGTGGAGAACAAGTTCACCAAGGCGGCgcagcagtttctgaaacagACTAAAGTG ACCCCACAAGATGAAAATGAAGAGAGCCTCGTCAACATCTACAACTTCTGGGTGAA GTCTCCTGAAGCCAGGAAACGAAAAGCACCTCCTAACGAGGGTGAAACTTCAAATGGTCCATCAGCCAAGAAAGCAAAACCCAGTGCAGAGAGCTCCAGTGAAGACTCAAGCAGCGAGGATGAAGAAGCTGTTGCAAAACCCGCAAAGGCAGCCCCTGCAg CAGCCAAGGTTGTGCCTgctaaagcagcagcagctgctaaAGCCGCATCCAGCAGCAGTGAAGACTCCAGTGACTCTGAGGAGGAGAAGGCACCTGCAAAAGCTCCTGCAAAG GCTGCCGTGAAGCcgcctgctgctcctgctgcaggaaggaagaaagacagcagctccagcagtgAGGAATCTGACTCTGAGGATGAGCAGCCCGCCAAAGCCTCTGCACCAA AACCCAAGGCTGGTGCAGTCACAACACCCAAACCAGCTGCCGCTGCTAAAGGCGCAACTCAGAAAAAGCAGGAGAGCAGCAGTGAAGATAGTTCCTCAGATTCTGAAGATGAAGAACCTGCAAAG GCTCCAGCCAAACCTGCACCAGCAAAACCTGCCCCAGCAAAgaaggctgcagctgctgctgaatcAAGCAGTGAAGACTCTTCATCTGAAGATGAGGCTCCTCCCAGCAAAAAACCCAAAGCAG GAGCATACAGTGCAGTCCCACCTCCTGCCTCAGTCCAGAAAGCTCCAGCTGCACCCGCAGCTACAAAGAAGCAGGAGTCCAGTTCTGAGAGCTCAG ATTCAAGCTCAGATGAAGAGGAGGCAAAGAAGCCTGCAGCCAAAGCCACCCCAGCTAAAGCTGCCCCAGCCAAGGCTGCACCTGCTAAAGAGGAAGACTCAGACTCATCAAGTTCAGAGGACGAAGAGGAGGCAAAGAAACCTGCTGCCAAGGTGACTCCCGCTAAGGCCGCTCCAGCTAAAGCTGTTGCAGCCAAAGCCACGCCTGCTAAAGAAGACTCATCAGAGGAGGATTCCagttcagaggaggaggagacggcAAAGAAGCCCACAGCTAAACCTGCACCCGCCAAGGCTGCACCTGCCAAGGCTACTCCTGCTAAAAAAGACGAGTCCTCAAGCTCAG AGAGCAGCTCTGAAGATGAGGCTCCAGCAAAGCCTGCCGTTAAAACTGCACCTCCACCGaagcctgctgctgcttctaAACCCCCAGCCaaggcagcagagagcagctctgAGGAAGACTCATCTGAAGACGAGGAAGAACCGGCGAAAGCCAAGCCGGCAGCCAAGCCAGCCTCTAAACCAGCTACCCCTGCTTCAAAGCCTGCTACCCCTGTAGCAAAGCCTTCTGCAGCAGCggagagcagctcagactctgACTCCTCTGAGGATGAGGAAGAACCAGCTAAGGCTAAGCCAACAGCAGCTAAGCCAGCTGCAAAGGCTGCTACACCTGTTGCAAAGCCTGCtaaagcagcagagagcagctcagactcCGACTCTTCTTCTGAAGATGAAGAACCAGCAGTCAAAACTAAACCTGCAGCGGCTAAACCAGCTACGCCAGCCTCAAAGCCGGCAACTCCTGCAGCAAAGCCTGCtgcagaggagagcagctcagactctgACTCTTCTGAGGATGAGGAAGAGCCAGCCAAGGCTAAGCCAACAGCAGCTAAACCAGCTACACCAGCTGCAAAGCCAGCTGCCCCTGTTGCAAAGCCTGCTGCtaaagcagcagagagcagctcagactctgACTCCTCTTCTGAAGATGAAGAACCTGCAGTCAAGTCTAAACCTGCAGCCAAAAAGCCTGCTACTCCTGCAGCAAAGCCTGCTACTCCTGCAGCAAAGCCTGCTACTCCTGCAGCAAAGCCTGCtaaagcagcagagagcagctcagactcATCTTCTGAAGATGAAGAACCAGCAGTCAAGTCTAAACCTGCAGCAGCTAAGTCAACTACACCAGGCTCAAAGCCTGCTACTCCTGCAGCaaagcctgctgctgctgctgctgctgcagcagagagcagctcagactctgACTCCTCATCTGAGGATGAGGAAGAACCAGTGAAAGCTaaggcagcagcagcggctaaacCAGCTGTCCCAGTTACAAAGCCTGCTGCAAAGGCTGGGGCACCAGCAGCAGATAGCAGCTCTGACTCAGACAGCTCAGACTCTGAGAGTGAGGCAGCAAAACCTGCAGTCAAgaaacaagcagcagcagcagcagcagcccctgCTGGCACACCCACAGCCACAAAGGCAGCTGCAGCTCCAAAAAAGAAGGCTGAGGAGAGCAGCTCTGAGTCTTCAGACAGCTCGGATTCAGAGGCAGAAGCAAAGTCCACCCCTGCAAAGCCTGCAGTCACCAATGGCAAGGCTGCAACACCCAAGGCAGCAACACCCAAGGCTGCAGCAAAACCAGCAGAGTCCTCATCCAGTGACAGCAGctctgaagaggaagaggaggccagTAAAAGTAAACCTGCTACACCTGCCCCAACACCCAAGACGACCCCAGCAGCTAAACCCAAAGACgccagcagcagctctgaagaGAGCTCATcagatgaggaggaagcaccacGCAAAGCAGCCACAGCACCCACCACCCCTGTAACAAATG GTACAaatggaaagagaaaaagagatgaaGAGTCGTCATCAGAgagtgaagaggaagaagaagagacagaagTCAATACACCAAAAAACAAGAAAGCAACAACCACACCACAGACGTTTCCTAAAGCCAATAAGAAG ACCTCCAACGTACCGTTCCGTAGAATAAGAGAGGAAGAAGTAGCGGTGGATCCCCGTCTTGCAGACAATTCTTTTGAGGCAAAG TATGGAGCTGATGGGGACTGGGGCCAGAAAGCCAACAATGTGCTCAAGTTCACAAAAGGCAAATCATTCCGCCACGaaaagacgaagaagaagagaggaagctACCGCGGCGGCGCCATCTCCACTACAGTCAACTCTATTAAGTTTGACAGTGACTGA
- the nolc1 gene encoding nucleolar and coiled-body phosphoprotein 1 isoform X2: MAAEKSKPSDLYKCVYSFLVENKFTKAAQQFLKQTKVTPQDENEESLVNIYNFWVKSPEARKRKAPPNEGETSNGPSAKKAKPSAESSSEDSSSEDEEAVAKPAKAAPAAKVVPAKAAAAAKAASSSSEDSSDSEEEKAPAKAPAKAAVKPPAAPAAGRKKDSSSSSEESDSEDEQPAKASAPKPKAGAVTTPKPAAAAKGATQKKQESSSEDSSSDSEDEEPAKAPAKPAPAKPAPAKKAAAAAESSSEDSSSEDEAPPSKKPKAGAYSAVPPPASVQKAPAAPAATKKQESSSESSDSSSDEEEAKKPAAKATPAKAAPAKAAPAKEEDSDSSSSEDEEEAKKPAAKVTPAKAAPAKAVAAKATPAKEDSSEEDSSSEEEETAKKPTAKPAPAKAAPAKATPAKKDESSSSESSSEDEAPAKPAVKTAPPPKPAAASKPPAKAAESSSEEDSSEDEEEPAKAKPAAKPASKPATPASKPATPVAKPSAAAESSSDSDSSEDEEEPAKAKPTAAKPAAKAATPVAKPAKAAESSSDSDSSSEDEEPAVKTKPAAAKPATPASKPATPAAKPAAEESSSDSDSSEDEEEPAKAKPTAAKPATPAAKPAAPVAKPAAKAAESSSDSDSSSEDEEPAVKSKPAAKKPATPAAKPATPAAKPATPAAKPAKAAESSSDSSSEDEEPAVKSKPAAAKSTTPGSKPATPAAKPAAAAAAAAESSSDSDSSSEDEEEPVKAKAAAAAKPAVPVTKPAAKAGAPAADSSSDSDSSDSESEAAKPAVKKQAAAAAAAPAGTPTATKAAAAPKKKAEESSSESSDSSDSEAEAKSTPAKPAVTNGKAATPKAATPKAAAKPAESSSSDSSSEEEEEASKSKPATPAPTPKTTPAAKPKDASSSSEESSSDEEEAPRKAATAPTTPVTNGTNGKRKRDEESSSESEEEEEETEVNTPKNKKATTTPQTFPKANKKTSNVPFRRIREEEVAVDPRLADNSFEAKYGADGDWGQKANNVLKFTKGKSFRHEKTKKKRGSYRGGAISTTVNSIKFDSD; encoded by the exons ATGGCGGCGGAAAAGTCGAAGCCGAGCGATCTTTACAAATGCGTATATTCGTTTCTGGTGGAGAACAAGTTCACCAAGGCGGCgcagcagtttctgaaacagACTAAAGTG ACCCCACAAGATGAAAATGAAGAGAGCCTCGTCAACATCTACAACTTCTGGGTGAA GTCTCCTGAAGCCAGGAAACGAAAAGCACCTCCTAACGAGGGTGAAACTTCAAATGGTCCATCAGCCAAGAAAGCAAAACCCAGTGCAGAGAGCTCCAGTGAAGACTCAAGCAGCGAGGATGAAGAAGCTGTTGCAAAACCCGCAAAGGCAGCCCCTGCAg CCAAGGTTGTGCCTgctaaagcagcagcagctgctaaAGCCGCATCCAGCAGCAGTGAAGACTCCAGTGACTCTGAGGAGGAGAAGGCACCTGCAAAAGCTCCTGCAAAG GCTGCCGTGAAGCcgcctgctgctcctgctgcaggaaggaagaaagacagcagctccagcagtgAGGAATCTGACTCTGAGGATGAGCAGCCCGCCAAAGCCTCTGCACCAA AACCCAAGGCTGGTGCAGTCACAACACCCAAACCAGCTGCCGCTGCTAAAGGCGCAACTCAGAAAAAGCAGGAGAGCAGCAGTGAAGATAGTTCCTCAGATTCTGAAGATGAAGAACCTGCAAAG GCTCCAGCCAAACCTGCACCAGCAAAACCTGCCCCAGCAAAgaaggctgcagctgctgctgaatcAAGCAGTGAAGACTCTTCATCTGAAGATGAGGCTCCTCCCAGCAAAAAACCCAAAGCAG GAGCATACAGTGCAGTCCCACCTCCTGCCTCAGTCCAGAAAGCTCCAGCTGCACCCGCAGCTACAAAGAAGCAGGAGTCCAGTTCTGAGAGCTCAG ATTCAAGCTCAGATGAAGAGGAGGCAAAGAAGCCTGCAGCCAAAGCCACCCCAGCTAAAGCTGCCCCAGCCAAGGCTGCACCTGCTAAAGAGGAAGACTCAGACTCATCAAGTTCAGAGGACGAAGAGGAGGCAAAGAAACCTGCTGCCAAGGTGACTCCCGCTAAGGCCGCTCCAGCTAAAGCTGTTGCAGCCAAAGCCACGCCTGCTAAAGAAGACTCATCAGAGGAGGATTCCagttcagaggaggaggagacggcAAAGAAGCCCACAGCTAAACCTGCACCCGCCAAGGCTGCACCTGCCAAGGCTACTCCTGCTAAAAAAGACGAGTCCTCAAGCTCAG AGAGCAGCTCTGAAGATGAGGCTCCAGCAAAGCCTGCCGTTAAAACTGCACCTCCACCGaagcctgctgctgcttctaAACCCCCAGCCaaggcagcagagagcagctctgAGGAAGACTCATCTGAAGACGAGGAAGAACCGGCGAAAGCCAAGCCGGCAGCCAAGCCAGCCTCTAAACCAGCTACCCCTGCTTCAAAGCCTGCTACCCCTGTAGCAAAGCCTTCTGCAGCAGCggagagcagctcagactctgACTCCTCTGAGGATGAGGAAGAACCAGCTAAGGCTAAGCCAACAGCAGCTAAGCCAGCTGCAAAGGCTGCTACACCTGTTGCAAAGCCTGCtaaagcagcagagagcagctcagactcCGACTCTTCTTCTGAAGATGAAGAACCAGCAGTCAAAACTAAACCTGCAGCGGCTAAACCAGCTACGCCAGCCTCAAAGCCGGCAACTCCTGCAGCAAAGCCTGCtgcagaggagagcagctcagactctgACTCTTCTGAGGATGAGGAAGAGCCAGCCAAGGCTAAGCCAACAGCAGCTAAACCAGCTACACCAGCTGCAAAGCCAGCTGCCCCTGTTGCAAAGCCTGCTGCtaaagcagcagagagcagctcagactctgACTCCTCTTCTGAAGATGAAGAACCTGCAGTCAAGTCTAAACCTGCAGCCAAAAAGCCTGCTACTCCTGCAGCAAAGCCTGCTACTCCTGCAGCAAAGCCTGCTACTCCTGCAGCAAAGCCTGCtaaagcagcagagagcagctcagactcATCTTCTGAAGATGAAGAACCAGCAGTCAAGTCTAAACCTGCAGCAGCTAAGTCAACTACACCAGGCTCAAAGCCTGCTACTCCTGCAGCaaagcctgctgctgctgctgctgctgcagcagagagcagctcagactctgACTCCTCATCTGAGGATGAGGAAGAACCAGTGAAAGCTaaggcagcagcagcggctaaacCAGCTGTCCCAGTTACAAAGCCTGCTGCAAAGGCTGGGGCACCAGCAGCAGATAGCAGCTCTGACTCAGACAGCTCAGACTCTGAGAGTGAGGCAGCAAAACCTGCAGTCAAgaaacaagcagcagcagcagcagcagcccctgCTGGCACACCCACAGCCACAAAGGCAGCTGCAGCTCCAAAAAAGAAGGCTGAGGAGAGCAGCTCTGAGTCTTCAGACAGCTCGGATTCAGAGGCAGAAGCAAAGTCCACCCCTGCAAAGCCTGCAGTCACCAATGGCAAGGCTGCAACACCCAAGGCAGCAACACCCAAGGCTGCAGCAAAACCAGCAGAGTCCTCATCCAGTGACAGCAGctctgaagaggaagaggaggccagTAAAAGTAAACCTGCTACACCTGCCCCAACACCCAAGACGACCCCAGCAGCTAAACCCAAAGACgccagcagcagctctgaagaGAGCTCATcagatgaggaggaagcaccacGCAAAGCAGCCACAGCACCCACCACCCCTGTAACAAATG GTACAaatggaaagagaaaaagagatgaaGAGTCGTCATCAGAgagtgaagaggaagaagaagagacagaagTCAATACACCAAAAAACAAGAAAGCAACAACCACACCACAGACGTTTCCTAAAGCCAATAAGAAG ACCTCCAACGTACCGTTCCGTAGAATAAGAGAGGAAGAAGTAGCGGTGGATCCCCGTCTTGCAGACAATTCTTTTGAGGCAAAG TATGGAGCTGATGGGGACTGGGGCCAGAAAGCCAACAATGTGCTCAAGTTCACAAAAGGCAAATCATTCCGCCACGaaaagacgaagaagaagagaggaagctACCGCGGCGGCGCCATCTCCACTACAGTCAACTCTATTAAGTTTGACAGTGACTGA